One stretch of Gemmatimonadaceae bacterium DNA includes these proteins:
- the kdpF gene encoding K(+)-transporting ATPase subunit F, which produces MTSDNVVGAIVAGLLLIYLLYTLLRPEKF; this is translated from the coding sequence ATGACCAGCGACAACGTGGTCGGCGCGATCGTCGCCGGCCTGCTCCTCATCTACCTGCTCTACACGCTGTTGCGGCCGGAGAAGTTCTGA